The Rhodothermaceae bacterium genome includes a region encoding these proteins:
- a CDS encoding carboxypeptidase M32: MHSTRESDFEELLKIVRTVCDLRAAASLLEWDQETYMPIGSAKARSQQVATLYSTSHEIFIRDRTGELLERLNGVDEDPMGFQASLLRVTERDFSRACKLSPDLVGEIAEVTSKAKGSWAQAFSENDFGKFTDDLERVIGLCIQKAEAIGYSDHPYDALLDEYEPDATSAQVKYLFEDLRASLVPIVQAISEAPQPDNTFLNFSYDADIQWDFGMEILRDIGFDFQRGRQDTSIHPFSTSFSVNDVRLTTRIHERNLVSGLFSSLHEAGHGMYEQGIDPKLEGTFLAQGTSLGIHESQSRLWENQVGRSEAFWRCYYRDLQQRFKRQLSDVSVGEFYQAINRVSPSPIRVEADEVTYNLHIMLRFELEMMLLGENVSVQELPGLWFDRMEGYLGIQPESDTEGVLQDIHWALGAIGYFPTYALGNLMSAQIFTQAKSTLKDLDDQIARGEFNPLREWLQTNVYHWGRKLSATEIIEWLTNGTISADSWLEYIRQKYSAIYGNLP, translated from the coding sequence ATGCATTCGACACGCGAATCTGATTTTGAGGAGCTGCTCAAAATTGTTCGTACTGTATGCGATCTTCGAGCTGCTGCGTCACTGCTGGAGTGGGATCAGGAGACCTACATGCCGATAGGGTCAGCAAAGGCGCGATCCCAGCAGGTTGCAACACTCTATTCAACATCACACGAGATATTCATTCGGGATCGTACAGGCGAGTTGCTGGAGCGTTTGAATGGGGTAGATGAGGACCCTATGGGGTTTCAAGCGAGTCTTTTGCGTGTCACTGAGCGTGATTTTTCCCGTGCCTGTAAATTGTCTCCTGATCTAGTGGGTGAAATTGCCGAGGTCACATCCAAAGCGAAAGGCTCATGGGCACAGGCGTTCAGTGAAAATGACTTTGGCAAGTTTACAGATGACTTGGAAAGAGTTATTGGACTCTGTATTCAGAAGGCCGAGGCAATTGGCTACTCGGATCATCCGTATGACGCACTTTTAGACGAATATGAACCTGATGCTACGTCAGCCCAGGTAAAATATCTTTTCGAGGATTTACGCGCGTCACTGGTCCCGATTGTGCAGGCAATTTCAGAAGCTCCGCAGCCTGACAACACGTTCCTCAACTTCTCTTATGATGCGGATATCCAGTGGGACTTTGGGATGGAAATTCTTCGGGATATCGGATTTGATTTCCAGCGGGGGCGCCAGGATACATCCATACATCCATTTAGCACCTCATTCTCTGTAAACGATGTACGCTTGACGACACGAATCCACGAACGTAATTTAGTCTCGGGTCTTTTCAGTTCTTTACATGAAGCGGGGCATGGCATGTATGAACAAGGCATTGATCCAAAGCTTGAAGGCACGTTTCTTGCCCAGGGGACATCACTCGGAATTCATGAATCGCAATCCCGGCTTTGGGAAAATCAGGTCGGCAGAAGCGAGGCGTTCTGGAGGTGTTACTATCGTGATTTACAACAGCGCTTCAAAAGGCAATTAAGCGACGTCTCGGTGGGGGAGTTTTATCAGGCGATTAACCGTGTCAGCCCCTCTCCGATCCGTGTAGAAGCAGATGAGGTAACCTATAATTTGCACATCATGCTTCGATTCGAGCTTGAAATGATGCTCCTGGGGGAAAACGTATCCGTGCAGGAGCTGCCTGGGCTCTGGTTTGATCGAATGGAAGGGTATCTGGGGATCCAGCCAGAAAGTGATACAGAGGGGGTTCTTCAGGATATACACTGGGCATTGGGAGCAATCGGGTACTTTCCTACGTATGCGCTGGGGAATCTAATGTCTGCTCAGATATTTACACAAGCCAAGTCCACACTAAAAGACCTTGATGATCAGATTGCGCGGGGAGAGTTTAACCCTCTTCGTGAATGGTTACAAACGAATGTGTATCATTGGGGGCGCAAGTTGTCAGCCACTGAAATCATCGAATGGCTCACAAACGGAACTATCAGCGCAGATTCCTGGCTTGAATACATACGTCAAAAGTATAGTGCTATTTACGGGAATCTGCCTTAG
- a CDS encoding efflux RND transporter permease subunit has protein sequence MLSKSAAGLLKRPIAVISWCTAIILAGIWAASDIPIEYSPKTELPRVSVRAIWPGASPRQVERYVTAPIEREIQTVPGIAEINSISSEGQSHIQIQVDEDVDLGTFTTQIGENLTLLRDRLPENVSPRLTKQIPEAFRDVQGFMTLRLIGPYSPDELRKTADELLKPKFESLPGIDLVEVTGGSERELLISLEPDRLDAYGIEYGYVMEQVSSSLRDHVFGRMDARGRGHLMMNRPELDLNNLSSIIVNQSRPGDLPVRLDQVANLELGPAPRLSIRRIDGLNAVALDLERTRGSHIIDVAETVYDRIEDIRDSLPEGGRLLVVLDRTEDVRELLDDLTLRGGIGLILVTLVLLFMLKSVRATVIVLFSVAVALAPSLALFRFFDLSLNIITLAGLVLVFGLLIDNSVIVVEQLLLQQQKLLARGMRGLELHVARTQAALKAVWLPLLGGTLSTIAVMLPLVYLSGDLRDLFLPFGVLVSITLLISLISAIAFVPVVVRFLPPKVEKPEWKWLRRTVAIPYRLVARFPKSTLIALILLLGVPIWKLPMQFNEPRLGWSSEVRERFANLYNTSLGAPIVQNAREYIDPLTGGVLRPFFRTVSFYKPWSYPERQSIYVRLGFPKGNTIERSDSLIANFEQMALAEESVYRTDVRISEDYAYLNIEFEKGSLATPGPYILQQRLVGRAILLGGMTVSVSGIIPETSYYSGGGGGIGGASVRLYGPNYEDLDLLVHQFGDFVKRRSRRVQGVDLNAMGSSWIRSQARQVLQFEWTADATARTGADAYWINHRMRPYFETTHPRWRADIAGDSRIPIRLIVNNAASLDVDRITQRPLVVGDSSLLRLAGVADYKIVEMAAEIEREDQQYVRRISVDFRGPFDMRRRFIENALASFPLPPGYRIEDGSGYFFTEETKRAFSWVFAATILLVFLVTASVFESWRLPLVVMLSVPLAAVGVCLGFIITEASFVEGALIGSVLLIGIAVNDSILLTDRFRQLQLARPHGTPSVLARLAVRERLRPMWTTTLTSGAAMLPLLVFPNNDDFWIGLAVTVTAGLLASTLLSPLASVAMLSLFKRKPLPSSSDAVAPELA, from the coding sequence ATGCTCAGTAAGAGTGCAGCAGGTCTTCTTAAACGGCCCATCGCTGTGATTTCCTGGTGTACTGCCATCATCCTCGCCGGGATCTGGGCTGCTTCGGATATTCCAATTGAGTACTCTCCCAAAACGGAACTGCCCCGCGTGAGTGTACGAGCGATTTGGCCGGGAGCCTCACCAAGACAGGTAGAGAGGTATGTCACTGCACCCATTGAACGCGAAATCCAAACGGTCCCAGGAATTGCTGAAATCAACAGCATCTCATCCGAAGGCCAATCCCACATACAAATCCAGGTGGATGAGGATGTCGACCTGGGCACTTTCACTACGCAGATCGGAGAAAACCTGACCCTGCTCAGAGATCGGCTGCCCGAAAACGTTTCTCCCCGCCTGACCAAGCAAATCCCGGAAGCATTTCGTGACGTTCAGGGATTTATGACCTTACGGTTGATCGGCCCCTACAGCCCGGATGAACTCAGAAAAACAGCCGATGAGCTCCTGAAGCCCAAGTTCGAGAGTCTACCTGGCATTGATTTGGTTGAAGTTACCGGTGGTAGTGAACGTGAGCTCTTGATTTCATTGGAACCGGACCGGCTTGACGCCTACGGAATTGAGTACGGTTATGTGATGGAACAGGTGAGTTCGTCATTGCGCGATCATGTTTTCGGTCGAATGGATGCCCGGGGCCGAGGGCATCTGATGATGAATCGACCAGAGCTTGACCTGAATAACCTGTCTTCCATTATTGTCAATCAAAGCAGGCCAGGGGATCTTCCTGTCCGGCTAGATCAGGTTGCCAACTTGGAACTGGGTCCCGCACCCCGTCTCAGTATTCGACGCATTGACGGACTTAATGCCGTAGCTCTGGATCTAGAGCGTACTCGTGGGTCTCATATCATCGATGTTGCGGAGACAGTCTATGATCGAATTGAGGATATACGGGATTCTCTGCCGGAAGGAGGTAGACTGCTGGTGGTCCTAGATCGCACTGAAGATGTCCGGGAATTACTGGATGACTTGACTTTACGTGGCGGGATCGGACTCATCCTGGTGACCCTCGTGCTGCTCTTCATGCTCAAAAGCGTACGAGCGACCGTCATTGTGCTATTCAGCGTTGCTGTGGCCCTTGCACCTTCGCTTGCACTGTTCAGGTTCTTTGATCTATCTCTAAACATCATTACACTCGCAGGGCTGGTCCTGGTGTTCGGCCTCCTCATTGATAACAGTGTCATCGTTGTTGAACAGCTCCTTCTGCAACAACAAAAACTCCTTGCACGCGGAATGCGGGGACTGGAGTTGCATGTCGCACGCACACAAGCAGCCTTGAAAGCGGTCTGGCTACCACTACTAGGAGGTACACTGAGCACGATAGCGGTCATGCTTCCACTGGTTTATCTGAGCGGAGATTTGCGTGATTTGTTTTTGCCTTTTGGAGTCTTGGTGAGTATTACGCTTCTGATTTCGTTAATCAGTGCGATCGCTTTTGTGCCGGTGGTAGTGCGTTTTTTGCCGCCGAAAGTTGAAAAACCAGAATGGAAGTGGCTCAGGCGAACGGTTGCCATACCCTACCGTCTAGTTGCACGCTTTCCCAAAAGCACGTTGATCGCCTTGATTTTGCTGCTCGGGGTTCCAATATGGAAACTCCCCATGCAATTTAACGAGCCTCGGTTGGGATGGTCAAGCGAGGTTAGGGAGCGTTTTGCGAATCTCTATAATACTTCGTTGGGGGCTCCTATCGTCCAGAATGCCAGAGAATACATCGATCCACTGACGGGCGGTGTCCTGCGGCCTTTCTTTCGAACCGTGTCCTTCTATAAACCCTGGAGTTACCCTGAACGCCAAAGCATCTATGTGAGATTAGGCTTTCCTAAGGGAAATACCATTGAACGAAGCGATTCACTCATTGCGAACTTTGAACAGATGGCCCTGGCAGAAGAGAGTGTATATCGAACCGATGTGAGGATCAGTGAAGACTATGCCTACTTAAATATTGAGTTCGAAAAGGGCTCCTTAGCAACCCCAGGCCCCTATATTCTCCAACAGAGATTGGTTGGACGTGCCATTTTACTTGGAGGCATGACCGTATCTGTGAGTGGAATTATTCCCGAAACATCATATTACAGTGGGGGAGGTGGGGGAATCGGTGGAGCAAGCGTACGCCTGTATGGTCCCAACTATGAAGATCTGGATTTGCTCGTTCATCAGTTTGGAGACTTTGTGAAACGTAGAAGTCGTCGAGTTCAGGGGGTTGATCTGAACGCGATGGGGAGTTCATGGATTCGAAGCCAGGCCCGCCAAGTACTCCAATTTGAATGGACTGCAGATGCGACCGCAAGGACCGGGGCGGATGCCTACTGGATTAATCATCGCATGCGGCCTTACTTCGAAACAACACATCCTCGCTGGCGAGCTGACATAGCGGGAGATTCACGAATCCCCATTCGTCTCATCGTCAATAATGCTGCGAGTCTTGACGTTGACCGTATTACGCAACGCCCCCTAGTGGTCGGCGACAGCTCTCTTCTCAGACTCGCAGGAGTAGCTGATTACAAAATCGTTGAGATGGCGGCGGAAATTGAACGGGAAGATCAACAGTATGTACGGCGAATCAGTGTGGATTTCCGTGGTCCGTTCGACATGAGGCGGAGGTTTATCGAAAATGCACTAGCTTCATTCCCCCTTCCTCCCGGATATCGAATTGAAGATGGATCCGGCTATTTTTTCACTGAAGAGACCAAGCGTGCGTTCAGTTGGGTGTTTGCAGCAACCATCTTACTTGTGTTCCTGGTCACTGCATCCGTGTTTGAGTCCTGGCGTCTACCTCTGGTCGTCATGCTGAGCGTTCCACTTGCAGCAGTAGGGGTCTGTCTCGGCTTCATAATCACCGAGGCCAGCTTCGTGGAAGGTGCCTTAATTGGAAGCGTACTTTTGATCGGGATTGCCGTGAACGACAGCATTCTTTTAACGGATCGCTTCCGGCAATTACAGCTTGCCCGCCCCCATGGGACGCCCTCCGTCTTGGCCCGCTTAGCGGTTCGTGAACGATTGCGTCCAATGTGGACAACAACCTTGACCAGTGGTGCGGCGATGCTACCCCTCCTGGTTTTTCCAAATAATGATGATTTTTGGATTGGCCTGGCGGTCACGGTCACGGCAGGACTTCTGGCATCTACACTGCTGTCTCCTCTGGCTTCCGTTGCCATGCTGTCTCTCTTCAAACGGAAACCACTGCCAAGTAGCAGTGACGCAGTTGCGCCGGAACTCGCGTAA
- a CDS encoding AAA family ATPase: MPELTHIKLKGFKSIKELDLRLGSINVLIGSNGAGKSNFISFFRMLNELIEGHLQLFVRRSGGANATLHHGTKVTNSIDAGLYFGRNGYEIQLTPTEDDRLVFREEILYFTKTGSKIPHRERLGRGHKEALAPENDEESGYRVVDYVVPALRSWKVYHFHDTSSTARIKRTGDLHDNDRLEPDAGNLAAFLYTLQERHSRNYELIRGAVRRIFPRFRDFALRPSPLNPEKIRLEWQEHGSDYRFGPHQLSDGTLRFIGLATLLLQPDLPSTILIDEPELGMHPRALTVLAGLVRSASSRTQLILTTQSVSFLDEFEPEDIITVERRGSTALSVGDLRDGLGESVFRKHDGESLGEWLDAYSLGELWEMNVLGGRP, encoded by the coding sequence ATGCCAGAACTCACTCATATAAAGCTCAAGGGGTTTAAGTCCATCAAGGAGCTTGATCTTAGATTGGGGTCTATCAACGTACTGATTGGTTCTAATGGAGCAGGAAAGAGCAACTTTATCAGTTTCTTCCGGATGCTGAATGAATTGATTGAAGGACACCTTCAGCTGTTCGTTCGTCGTTCCGGTGGTGCAAATGCGACGCTGCACCACGGTACGAAAGTGACCAATAGCATCGATGCAGGGTTATACTTTGGTCGTAACGGCTATGAGATCCAACTCACACCAACTGAAGACGACAGGCTAGTGTTTAGAGAAGAAATTTTATACTTCACCAAAACAGGATCGAAAATTCCTCACAGAGAAAGATTAGGAAGGGGACACAAGGAGGCTCTTGCCCCCGAAAACGATGAAGAATCGGGGTACCGCGTGGTTGACTATGTTGTGCCTGCGCTCCGCTCTTGGAAAGTATATCACTTCCATGATACTAGTTCGACGGCTCGTATTAAGCGAACAGGTGACCTTCACGACAATGATCGATTGGAGCCTGATGCAGGTAATTTGGCGGCTTTTCTCTACACGTTGCAAGAGAGACATTCCCGGAACTATGAGTTGATCCGAGGTGCAGTGCGTCGAATTTTCCCGAGATTCAGGGATTTTGCATTGCGTCCCAGTCCACTCAATCCGGAAAAGATCCGCCTTGAATGGCAGGAGCACGGCTCGGATTACCGATTCGGGCCACACCAGCTTTCTGACGGAACACTACGGTTCATAGGTTTAGCAACGCTTCTATTGCAACCAGATTTGCCTTCTACAATTCTGATCGACGAACCAGAATTAGGAATGCACCCAAGAGCCTTGACTGTCTTGGCTGGATTGGTGCGCAGCGCATCAAGTCGCACCCAGCTTATTCTCACAACGCAGTCCGTATCCTTCCTTGATGAGTTTGAGCCTGAAGACATCATCACTGTCGAACGAAGAGGTTCAACTGCCCTGTCGGTAGGTGACTTGCGTGACGGATTGGGGGAATCGGTATTTAGAAAGCACGATGGTGAATCCCTAGGAGAATGGTTGGATGCGTACTCTCTTGGTGAGCTTTGGGAGATGAATGTCCTTGGGGGACGACCATGA
- a CDS encoding efflux RND transporter periplasmic adaptor subunit — protein MSDRSRSSRRIKPWHIFGLVLALATTGLILYGVWPAVFGEEAEDDRELTEEPEPARAPVEVLVLERGEFPLRAEATGHLAPWRESKISAEVSGLILERPVEEGQRVQAGQVLMRLDDRELKIRLSAAEAALLRARADYAVQISNAGEVEAADTTKLAEARVRLKAAEEAFAAGSITQTELDNVRRHFEAMDVLAGNQREAVTAVYTNLTQQEQEVEQARLQLERTQVIAPFNGRVADLQVEEGQHVGMGTHLLTLLQDDRMKVSVDVLEGDLVHVTPGVTANVVVPSYSDEVFQGYVHAVNPSVDPKTGSGRITVALRNPGGRLVSGLYADVALETNRLQDRMVAPSEAVIVRQGREVVFLVRGGRSYWMYVIVGERSGNFTEIIGGDPPSVVEPGDSLVVQGNYALAHDVPVEVTRVVELGLR, from the coding sequence ATGTCGGATAGATCCCGTTCATCGCGTAGAATTAAGCCATGGCACATTTTCGGCTTGGTTCTGGCATTGGCAACAACCGGCCTGATCTTATACGGAGTCTGGCCTGCCGTCTTTGGCGAGGAAGCAGAGGACGATCGGGAATTGACCGAGGAACCGGAACCTGCGCGTGCTCCCGTTGAAGTCCTGGTATTGGAGCGGGGAGAATTTCCTCTCCGTGCAGAGGCAACTGGGCATCTGGCACCATGGCGTGAATCCAAAATCAGTGCGGAGGTCAGTGGGTTAATTCTTGAGCGGCCGGTAGAAGAAGGGCAGCGTGTACAGGCTGGGCAGGTTTTAATGCGCCTCGATGATCGTGAACTGAAAATTCGTCTTTCCGCAGCCGAAGCAGCTCTTCTGAGGGCACGCGCAGATTATGCAGTCCAAATCAGCAATGCCGGGGAGGTGGAGGCAGCGGATACAACAAAGCTTGCAGAGGCCAGGGTCCGGTTGAAAGCCGCAGAGGAGGCGTTTGCAGCAGGGTCAATCACACAGACGGAACTTGATAATGTGCGTCGCCATTTTGAAGCGATGGATGTGTTGGCCGGGAATCAGCGCGAAGCTGTAACAGCCGTGTATACCAACTTAACTCAGCAGGAACAAGAGGTAGAGCAGGCACGCTTGCAATTGGAGCGTACACAGGTCATTGCCCCTTTTAACGGCCGGGTTGCGGATCTTCAAGTGGAGGAGGGGCAACATGTAGGAATGGGTACTCATCTTCTCACGCTGCTTCAAGATGACCGGATGAAAGTATCCGTTGATGTTCTTGAGGGAGATCTGGTGCATGTTACTCCCGGGGTTACTGCGAATGTGGTTGTGCCAAGCTACAGTGATGAAGTGTTCCAGGGCTATGTGCATGCGGTGAATCCTTCTGTAGATCCCAAGACCGGTTCCGGACGCATTACTGTAGCACTTCGAAATCCAGGTGGCCGACTTGTTTCCGGCCTGTACGCGGATGTCGCGTTGGAAACGAATCGTTTGCAGGATCGGATGGTTGCCCCGTCTGAAGCCGTCATTGTTCGGCAGGGCAGGGAAGTTGTCTTCCTGGTTAGAGGGGGCCGGTCGTACTGGATGTACGTGATTGTGGGAGAGCGTTCCGGCAATTTTACAGAGATTATTGGCGGAGATCCCCCCAGTGTCGTGGAGCCAGGTGATTCCCTGGTCGTCCAGGGAAACTACGCATTAGCACATGACGTCCCCGTGGAAGTCACCAGAGTGGTGGAGCTAGGGCTTCGTTAA
- the iolC gene encoding 5-dehydro-2-deoxygluconokinase yields the protein MQYDLIAMGRSSIDLYSNDIGAPFSQISSFAAYVGGSPTNISVGTCRLGLNVALLTAVGEDPVGDFILDFLKDEGVETKYIPRKPNRRTSAVILGIEPPDRFPLVYYRDNCADNALSVDDVRAVPITQARVFEFAGTNLAQEPSRSATLYAAKQANESGVSVILDLDFRPDQWHDARDFGVSIRTALRSVEIVIGTQDEINAAVLENPDQVQLIDQQVSDARVEGDVNRAVSTLLDLGPRLVIEKCGAEGARIHERGVAPVEVPGFPVEVQNILGAGDAFAAGFIYGLVKGWPCVRAVRLANACGAIVVTKHGCANFMPTLEEVKAMTAPHGGL from the coding sequence ATGCAGTATGATTTGATTGCAATGGGGCGCTCCTCCATTGATCTGTATTCGAACGATATAGGGGCGCCATTTTCGCAGATATCCAGCTTCGCCGCCTATGTGGGAGGCTCGCCAACGAACATTTCTGTAGGCACATGTCGCCTCGGCTTGAATGTCGCACTGCTTACCGCAGTCGGCGAAGATCCAGTTGGAGACTTTATACTGGACTTCCTGAAGGACGAGGGGGTGGAAACAAAATACATTCCCCGGAAACCCAATCGGCGTACGAGCGCTGTCATCCTGGGGATTGAGCCACCGGATCGTTTCCCGCTGGTCTATTACAGGGACAACTGTGCGGACAATGCACTGAGTGTTGATGATGTCCGGGCGGTTCCGATCACGCAGGCGCGTGTCTTTGAGTTTGCGGGCACGAACCTGGCCCAGGAACCCAGTCGGAGTGCGACGTTGTATGCGGCAAAACAGGCCAATGAGTCTGGCGTGTCCGTCATTCTTGACCTTGATTTTCGTCCAGATCAGTGGCATGACGCCCGGGACTTTGGTGTTTCAATTCGAACGGCCCTGCGTAGTGTAGAGATCGTTATCGGCACCCAGGATGAAATCAACGCGGCAGTGCTGGAAAACCCTGACCAGGTTCAACTTATCGACCAACAGGTATCGGATGCCCGTGTGGAAGGGGATGTGAATCGTGCGGTCTCTACTCTGTTAGACCTCGGTCCCCGACTCGTGATCGAAAAGTGCGGGGCGGAGGGCGCACGGATCCATGAGAGGGGAGTGGCACCGGTTGAAGTGCCAGGTTTTCCCGTCGAAGTGCAGAATATTCTTGGGGCTGGCGATGCGTTTGCGGCAGGGTTTATCTACGGGCTGGTCAAAGGCTGGCCCTGTGTTCGTGCCGTCCGTCTCGCTAATGCCTGTGGTGCAATAGTTGTGACCAAGCATGGATGTGCCAACTTTATGCCCACTCTTGAAGAAGTCAAGGCAATGACTGCTCCGCACGGGGGCTTATAG
- a CDS encoding 3-deoxy-7-phosphoheptulonate synthase class II encodes MEDLLSHWSPASWRKKNAIQQVVYTDEEQLASILNQLSQQPALVTSWEIEALRNQLAEAAAGRRFLLQGGDCAERFEDCTVELIKNRLKILLQMSVILIYGLQMPVLRVGRFAGQYAKPRSDSHETRNGVSLPSYRGDNINAPAFTAEARIPDPQRLMQAYYCSAVQLNLVRALADAGFADLHNAENWNLSFAQGAPYIQSYQTIISKIHRALDFAKTVSDHPIGGLGRVTFYTSHEALHLPYEEVFTREVTHANAIYNLSTHMPWIGKRTLFADSAHVEYMRGIRNPVGIKIGHDMAPSDLIPLARFLNPLNDPGRLAMITRMGAAKVEDALPRLIEAVRGAGLNVLWCCDPMHGNTETAASGIKTRKFENILAELEAVIDMHARMKTILGGVHFELTGEDVTECVGGASGVEEEDLNQRYHSTVDPRLNVSQSLEMALRIAEKYQNMESA; translated from the coding sequence ATGGAAGACTTGCTTTCACACTGGTCCCCCGCATCCTGGCGAAAAAAGAATGCCATTCAACAGGTTGTCTATACGGATGAGGAGCAACTTGCAAGCATACTCAATCAGTTAAGTCAACAGCCGGCTCTGGTTACTTCTTGGGAGATTGAAGCCTTGCGTAACCAGCTCGCAGAGGCTGCTGCCGGGCGTAGATTCCTTCTTCAGGGTGGAGACTGTGCAGAGCGATTTGAGGATTGCACAGTGGAACTAATCAAAAACCGGCTCAAGATTCTGCTCCAGATGAGTGTAATTTTGATCTATGGCTTACAGATGCCGGTCCTCCGGGTTGGACGCTTTGCCGGTCAGTATGCGAAACCTCGGAGTGATTCACATGAAACCCGCAATGGAGTCTCGCTCCCTTCGTATCGGGGAGATAATATTAATGCACCTGCATTTACCGCAGAAGCCCGGATACCAGATCCTCAGCGCCTCATGCAGGCATATTACTGCTCTGCAGTTCAACTCAACCTTGTCCGTGCATTGGCAGATGCGGGTTTTGCGGATCTTCATAATGCAGAAAACTGGAACCTGAGTTTCGCTCAAGGAGCACCTTATATCCAGAGCTATCAAACAATTATTAGCAAGATTCACAGAGCGTTGGATTTTGCTAAAACAGTATCGGATCATCCGATTGGCGGATTGGGGCGTGTCACCTTCTATACGAGCCATGAGGCGCTCCATCTTCCTTATGAGGAAGTGTTCACGAGAGAGGTTACGCATGCCAATGCAATCTACAACCTATCAACACATATGCCCTGGATTGGGAAACGGACGCTCTTTGCAGATAGTGCACATGTAGAGTACATGCGAGGAATACGCAACCCGGTTGGAATTAAGATCGGCCATGACATGGCCCCCAGTGACCTGATTCCTCTAGCGCGTTTTTTGAATCCTCTGAATGATCCTGGGCGGCTAGCCATGATCACGCGGATGGGAGCTGCAAAAGTCGAGGATGCCTTGCCACGTTTAATAGAGGCTGTTCGGGGTGCAGGGTTGAATGTGCTATGGTGCTGTGATCCAATGCATGGAAATACAGAAACGGCAGCCAGTGGAATAAAGACACGAAAGTTTGAAAACATCTTAGCTGAGCTGGAAGCAGTGATTGATATGCATGCTCGCATGAAAACCATTTTGGGAGGTGTTCATTTTGAACTGACGGGAGAGGACGTTACAGAATGTGTCGGAGGAGCAAGCGGTGTAGAGGAAGAAGATCTTAACCAGCGCTATCATTCGACGGTAGATCCCCGATTGAATGTGAGTCAATCATTGGAGATGGCCCTGCGGATTGCGGAGAAGTACCAAAATATGGAGAGTGCCTAG
- a CDS encoding HPF/RaiA family ribosome-associated protein, with protein sequence MTSNTVSGGTNSPKFAIEFYAEGAHLSQRDRDAIETRIHKLARGHRDIAGASVAIECVSGANKHAEYKARLVVYCKPANIAASRTQSSVRLAVSEALEAVGRQIREQRERMRDRHRTARAI encoded by the coding sequence ATGACATCCAACACAGTTAGCGGAGGCACCAACTCACCCAAATTTGCGATTGAGTTTTATGCAGAGGGTGCACATCTTAGTCAGCGGGACAGAGATGCGATTGAAACACGAATTCATAAGTTGGCGCGTGGTCACCGCGATATTGCCGGTGCTTCCGTAGCCATAGAGTGTGTCAGTGGAGCCAATAAGCACGCGGAGTATAAGGCCCGCCTGGTGGTCTACTGTAAGCCAGCAAATATTGCAGCATCCCGGACACAGTCTTCTGTTCGCTTAGCAGTGAGTGAGGCTCTTGAGGCGGTTGGACGCCAGATTCGCGAACAACGTGAGCGCATGCGTGATCGTCATCGAACAGCCCGTGCAATTTAG